The genomic segment TAAGGACTCTAAACTTCTAAACTTCGGGACTCCGAGGACTCTCTTTAACTTCCTGGAAGTTAGTTGCATATTACACGTCCTCCCGCACCCCACTGGCCAGAACCATCGCCATATGGGCATGCTTAGCTGCAAAGGAGGATGGGAAATGATTTCAGGCAGCAGATGCCCAGCTCACATTCACCAGTGCTGGCACTGAGAACGACAGGGAGGCCGTCACCCGTAGGAGGGCAGAGGTGGTGTCCATCTTGGTCCAGTGCCcagaatagtgtctggcacacagcagacatTTATATGTCAAATGCATGCGTGGATGCGGGGGAGCTCGGGGACTCACTGCATGCTGGACACCGCACAAAATGGTGTTCAGTTTACTGGAGAAGGTGGACCGGCAGGTGACCGGAGCACAGTGGTGCGTGCTCCAGTGTTGTGTATCCATCAAGGACACCGTCATGGGCATCAAGCAGGCCTGAGCCCAAGTGTGGACTGAGACCAGTccgcttactagctgtgtgacattgagGCAGACAgtttaacctccctgtgcctgcACCTGTCCCCCGGCTAAAACGGGGGTCATACCAATACCTTCTGCCttacagggctgttgtgaggattactGAGAGCGCCTAGCACAGTGCTGGCCTGGagtaagtgctttataaatgttaaatagtGTTAACTTGTTTTTAGAGGTAAGTGCTGAGGGTTCTGTGGGAACATAGAGGAGGGGGTCTCTCATCTAGCTTTGGAGGCTGTGGAATCAAGGAAGCCtccctgggagaggggacaccTGAGTTTTGACTGAAAGAACAGTTACACACAGGGAAGGATGTTCTTGATGAAGGAGAAAGCATGTGCAAAGCCAGAGGTTAGGAAGAACAGGGCTTAGGGCTTGTTCAACTTGTTCAGCGAAGCTGGGGTTGGTACGGGGGCAAGAGGGCTTAGAGGCAAAGCGGCAGGGGACGTCAAAGGTCAGGGCTAAGAAAAGTGGCTTTGTCCAGGGGGTACAGGTGAGACACTGAAAGTTTTCAGACAGGGgtgagggaagagaggcagagcaaaGGCAAGACATCAGACAGCCAACCCCACCACATCTATTTGAGATCAGGCCAGCGGGGGTCAATCATGTTCTCGTGGCCTCATCAACCAGCGCCGgatgtgggggtgagggaggcccACCACGGGACCGGAGGCAGGGATGGGGTGTAGGTGAGCATGGGGGTGGGCTGCGGCatcaccctccctctcccccacctgcagCTTCGGGGTGCTGCTCTGGGAGCTGCTGACGGGTGAGGTCCCCTACCGTGAAATCGACGCCTTGGCCGTGGCATATGGCGTGGCTATGAACAAGCTGACGCTGCCCATCCCCTCCACGTGCCCCGAGCCCTTTGCCCGCCTACTGGAGGGTGAGCCAGGGCCCTGTGGAGATAGGCTCAGCTTGGGTGGCAGGGGCCCTCGGGCCAGACCTCACCCCTTCACATCCATCCATACCGGTGGGCCcaggagtgagggagaaggggctGTAACCATTGGACCACAAACTGTCTCCCCTACAGTTGGCTCTGTGTCCCCCAAACTGTTGTTCCAGCCAGGCCCACAGCCCTTGGGGGCACCTGTTAGCATTCGCTGGCCCTGGGATTCTTCCCTGATCCTTGATTCTGCCACAAGTGAGGGAGCAAAAGCCAGGTTTCACTGTAATGTTGCCAGGAATTTGGCTTTGAATTCCTTCCCTCAGTTCCATGGAAGTTGTTTGTCCACAGTCCCCTGAAGTCCTGTCTTCCACAAAGCAGGGTGATGCCCTAGAGCATGGCCACTGAcctctccacccccactgctgtcccccctacccccaccccagaatGCTGGGACCCAGACCCCCATGGGCGGCCAGATTTCGGCAGTATCTTGAAGCAGCTTGAAGTCATCGAGCAGTCAGCCCTATTCCAGATGCCACTGGAGTCCTTCCACTCGCTGCAGGAAGACTGGAAGCTGGAAATTCAGCACATGTTTGATGACCTCCGGACCAAAGAGAAGGTGAAGGCAGGGGGCACAGTGGGAGGGATGGAGCAAGACCCTTGCATTTCTGATGCCTTTAGTGGGGCAGAGTCCCTTCCCCTGAGCCCCAGTCTTTGGGTCCATGCAGGGCTAAAGGGGCCTTTTTTGTGTATTAAGAAAGGGGCCTGTTGGCAGATTAATAAGAAAAAGGCACCCTGCACTGATGCTCTTACAAGTGATACTGCCTGATGTCTGGgattggtttaaattttttttttaattttttaagtttatttatttgaggcaaagagagcatgcaggggaggggcagagagggagggagagagagcatatcccaagcaggttccgcactgtcagactctgcactgtctgcacggagcctgacacagggcctgaacccacaaactgtgagatcatggcctaagccaaaatcaagggtcagatgcttaactgagccacccaggcacccctaaattttttttaatgttttatttatttttggcagacagagtacaagggagggagggacagagagagagggagacacagaatctgaaggaagctctgtctgcacagagccagatgctgggctctaacttgtgaactgtgagatcatgacctgagcctaactcagacacttaactgactgagccacccaggcacccctgagattgGTTTTAAAACACAACAGCaaaaatgggagggagggagagagggaggagacaaggaagaagacacatgaaaaaaggtTTGCTAAGTAAAAAGAGTTGTTTAGGTGGAATGATGAGAATTGGGGGCACTATTCTGTCTCTGCTTTGTGGATGTTTGAAGTTTTCCAAATTGAAGAGTCAAAAACTTAAAGGTGAAAACTAAAACCACCCCTTTCTTTGGGCTAATACAGCCTGGAGCACCAGCGCCCAGCTTGGCTGGTGAAGAGTGAGTTGGATTGTACCCCCAATTTGCCCCTTAGCAGGACGCCCTTGTGCTGTGCCCCAAGCAGACCCAGTAGCCCCCAGGTCCATCCCCAAGCGGCTGACAGGTGAGCCCCTCGCCCCATCTTCTCTCCAGGAACTCCGGAGCCGTGAGGAGGAGCTGCTGCGGGCGGCCCAGGAGCAGCGCTTCCAGGAGGAGCAGCTGCGGCGGCGGGAGCAGGAGCTGGCCGAGCGCGAGATGGACATCGTGGAGCGTGAGCTGCACCTGCTCATGTGCCAGCTGAGCCAGGAGAAGCCCAGGGTCCGCAAACGCAAGGGCAACTTCAAGCGCAGCCGCCTGCTCAAGCTGCGGGAAGGCGGCAGCCACATCAGCCTGCCCTCCGGTACCGCCCACACGCCTTACGCGGCCCCCAGGGGCTGCTGGGAGCATTCCTAACACGGGGTTTACCTCCTcctatttttttgaaaacttttctatTGCTGAATGTATCACACATGTGGAAAGGGGCCAGAAACCCGTCTAGCTTACTGGGTTAGTATAATCACCCCCACCCAAGCAGAGAGAACCCACAGCCACCCCACATGCCCCGCCTCGCGCTCTCTCCCAGCACAAACCCCCGGCTGCCCGCCAAGAATAAGGGCATTCACgtccttactttttaaaaattgttattgttttgtcttctgtttttttaaatcttttaatcagctttttttcccccttgcatcGTTTATTCTGCAGCACTTCccacagtctggaggctgctgCTTGCGTCTCCCCAGTATGACTTACCTTGTCCTCTGTCCCCTAAATTTCCTATTAACTGGTATTAAGTTAAACTATGTGAAACTGCTGATGCCCGGCCCTTTttgaccaaaaccaaaacaagttTCATGTGGATCAACCCAATAGGTTTGTCTCAAGGCATAATCAGTTTCAAGTTCTCGTTgggtctcttccccacccccaccccccaaagatTGCTTCTTAGGTAACATGACCCCGCTCACCCATCATAAGACACATGATGTCTGCTCAACCCTCTCTTTGTAATGTTATAAGCCATCATGCAGTGACCAGCACAGCACTGGCCAACAGATATCTAATGCAAGCCACGTGGCTAATTTTAAATCTAGTagccaccttaaaaaaaaaaaaaatggaaaagggaaaaaatggaaaagaaacaggtgaaattgactttaacaatatattttatttagcctgATATATCCAAAATGCTACAGTGTCACATGTATCAATACAAGAAAAATTGTTAGAgattttaacctctttttttccacaCCCAATCCTTGAAATCCAGCGTATATGTTATGGTTGCAGTGTACCTTGGTCCAGACGCTTAATTTTCCTCAAAAATACTTGACCTGTATTTGGGTTTCGTGAaatttatagttgaaaaaaaGTTGATTCACATCCCCAAGATTTGCATCAAACATGCTTAAATGTTTTCAATAACCGAACTGAGGATCcgtttttaagtttaaatttagaTTAATTGCGACTACACAGATAGGTTCAAACTCTCCAGCGGCTCAGATGCAGTGGCCACACTGCAAGTGCTCAGTGGCCACTTGTGGCTAATAGCTGCCACGCTGGACACTTAGGCCTAGATCTATAGTCAATCCTTGGTTAATTAAGGACCCCATTAGGATCCTTCCTCCCCAATTCAAGCGTGCGCCCGAGGTCTCTGGAGGGCTCATCCCGGTTACATGGCTGTGCTTCACCCCAGAGCTGCCGATTCAGAGGGCCTGAGGGTGAGTGCTGCCCCTGAGGTTTGCAGTTGACGTGGATGCCGCCGCTCTGGAGACCATAGTTTGCGAACCCCCGTTTAAGGAATGAAAACAGTGGCGTTCCATTCTGGCATTCCTTCTATCCCACAAAGGGAACTTCTCCAGTTACCCACGGAGCATCTTGCTCAGGAAAGTCTCTTTCTTTCCACAGGCTTCGAGCATAAGATCACAGTCCAAGCCTCTCCAACCCTGGACAAGCGGAAAGGATCCGACGGGGCCAGCCCCCCCGCAAGCCCCAGCATCATCCCCCGGCTGAGGGCCATTCGCCGTGAGTATCTCCCAAGGCCCTGACCAGTCAGTAGTCCACAACGTTCCGTGAACATTTACTGGGCACCGAGCTGGAGGAACAACAGGGACAAGACAGGCGGGGTCCCCTCCCTCATTCTCATCAGGGGTCAACAGACACTAAAGTGGTACATATACTATAGTGATAAGCTCTACaaaggagagcagggaagggaaataaaagaggagaggcGCTGTTTTACATCAGGAAGGCCTGTGTAGGGAGCTGGGGTTTGAGCAGGGACCCGGGTGGTAAGAAGGAGCGAGGAGGGTCAAGATCCGAAAGAAGCGTGTCCCTGCCGGAGGGAACAGCAAGGGCCAAGGCCAGGGGTGGGAATAAGCAAGGCATGTGTATGGTCCTGGGAGGCCAGCTCGATTGGACTGGAGTGAATGGCAGGGAGAGGAGTGGGTTTGTGGTCAAGGTTGCAGGGGGCCAGATCTTGCTGGGCCTAGAGAACCGGGCTCGCTAAGGAACCTGAactggattttattctaaatgcgGTAGGGGCCGTGAGCTGGGCAGTAATGTGATAAAACGCACCTTGTCCCTCCGGCTGCTGTGAAGGGTGTGGACTGTGGGAGGCTGGAGCGAtaggggaagacaggagacaaGGGGAGCGGACCGGACTGGGGCTGTGGGCGGGAGACGGGGCTACGCGGCAGAGGCACAGCCAGCCCGGTTTGCTGATGGGCAGGATACGAGGCTGATCCCCTCAAATCTGTTCTGCCCCATCGGTCACCCCTGGCTTTGCCCCACATATCACCCCCTTCACACCTCTGTCGGGACCCCTACTTGTACCAGGCCCCAGAGGTCATTCTCATGGGGACACCAACAAAGACAATGACCATATGGTGACAGTACCAATGTCAGGGTACTTTCAAAATGTGGAAATGAGAACAGTAGACTCTCCAGGGAACAAACTCCTCCAGAGCTGGAGGCTGGAAGGGAAAACTGGCAACGAGGCTGGGAAAAGGACTGAAAGGAATAGAGTTCCAGGTGAAGggaacagcctgtgcaaaggcatGGAGGTGTGGAAACACCCACCTGGGAAATGATAGACATGGGGTCCCAATCAAGGCACTCATTGCTCTCTGCCTGCATACCCAGactccatttcctctctctcctccttttctccctccctccacaccagccCCACAGGCCTCCTGGCTGCTCTAAACACTCTAGGCATGGCCAGCCACAGGGCCTTGGCATAAGCTATTCCCTCTGCCCGAAatgctctttcttctcccttgtaTCCACTTGACTCACCCCCTCACCTCCTTCGCATCTTTGCCCAGATTCTTCCTTGTCAAACATGACTTTTCCTACCTCTCAGACTCCTTTCCTGCTCCGTCTCCCTCACAGCACTTACCGCCTGTCAACTCCCTACACAAATTACTCACCTAGTATGATTCTTGTTGGTCATCGGTCTTCACCCCTAAAATGTAAACTCCCAAGAGCAGGGGGTTTTGTCAGCTTTGCCCACTACTGTCTTCTCAGCACCTCCCATGGGGCTTGGCATATGGCAGGTGCTCAGCAGACATGTGGGAATGAATAGACGGCTGATGGGCTTGGCTGTGAGGAGTGACGGGAGACGAGGctgagggaaggcagggaagtACATGCAGAGCCTCTACTGCCAGGCTGAGGAGCTAGGACCTTGTCCTGACAGCAGTAGGGAGCTATGGAAGGATTTAGAAAAGGGAAGGGTTGAAGATCCCTTGGACTTCTGGTGGACAGTGGATGTGAGAGTGAGGGGGGGAGCCCAGTGGGGACAGACTGTCCAACACCCAGTAACCAAGTGGTTTTTCTTGGCCCAGTGACTCCCGTGGATGGCGGTGGCAGCAGCGGTTGTGGCAGCGGTGGTGGCAGTGGGACGTGGGGCCGCAGCGGGCCCCCAAAGAAGGAAGAGCTGGTTGGAGGCAAGAAGAAGGGCCGGACCTGGGGCCCCAGCTCCACCCTGCAGAAGGAGcgggctggaggggaggagaggtaTAGGCACTGGGAGCCCACCCCTGGCCCTGCACGTTGCCCCCAGGCCCAGGCAGCCAGAAGGCCTGCATTGCAACCGTCCCTATCTCTGGCGCCCCCTGCAGGCTGAAGGCCCTGGGGGAAGGAAGCAAACAGTGGTCATCCAGTGCCCCCAACCTGGGCAAATCCCCCAAACACACACCGATCGCCCCAGGCTTCGCCAGCCTCAATGAGATGGGTAAGAGGGTGAGGGTGCCTTTAAAATGGAGAGGGGGGGAGGCATCCGGAGGGAAACAGAACTCAAGATGAAGAGGTGaccatccccccccctcccccgcactgGGAGGAGGAATCCGATTTCACTGGACCAGTGGGTAGGAAACATTCccaaaatgggggaagggcagcccCAGGGTGCAGGGTCATTCCTAGAGGCTTTGGGAGGAGAATGATTTGAGAACCACATTTAATGGGACTTGGTGGCCTCACTGCCAGAAGGGTCTTTCTGGGTAGCCCCTTGCCCACCAAGTCtccgggggcggcgggggctgcGGCCAGGCCCAGCCCTGGAGGCGATTGAcgaccctctcccacttgcagaGGAGTTCGCGGAGGCGGACGGAGGCAGCAGCGTGCCTCCCTCCCCCTACACCACCCCGTCCTACCTCACGGTGCCGCTGCCGGCCGAGCCCTCCCCGGGGGCGCCCGCGCCCCTCTCCCGGCCCGGGCACGGCGGCCGGCGGCGCTGCGAGCTGGCTCTGCTGGGCTGCGCCACGCTGCTGGGCGCCGTGGGCCTGGGCGCGGACGTGGCCGAGGCGCGCGCGGCCGACGGCGAGGAGCAGAGGCGCTGGCTCGACGGCCTCTTCTTCCCGCGCGCCGGCCGCTTCCCGCGGGGCCTCAGCCCGCCCGGGCGCTCGCCCGGTCGCCGCGACGACGCGGCCCCCGGCCCGGGCCTGGCGCCCTCGGCCACCCTGGTGTCGCTGTCGTCCGTGTCCGACTGCAACTCCACGCGTTCGCTGCTGCGCTCCGACAGCGACGAGGCCGCGCCGGCCGCGCCCTCCCCGCCGCCCTCCCCGCCCAGCACCAACCCCCTGGTGGACCTGGAGCTGGAGAGCTTCAAGAAAGACCCCCGCCAGTCTCTCACGCCCACCCACGTCACGGCCGCGCGCGCAGTGAGCCGCGGGCACCGGCGGACGCCGTCTGATGGGGCGCTGGGGCAGCGGGGGGCGCCTGAGCCCGCGGCTCCCCGCCCTGGTGAGTGAGGCGCCCACACCCAGGGCGCAGAAAACCGACCCTTCTCCCCTAACCCCACCAAAGTCCCAGGTCCCAGCCCAGCGGCGACGCCCTAGATGTCACGGTGGCCTCTTGCTTAGCATGGGGGGAAGGGTCTGTGTCCCCATGGTCCTCACTGCTAGAGGCACCGTGGGCCCCCAGGTGATTGAGACCCAGGAATGCTGGAGAGGTGGCAAACTAATGCCTCCAGGGGCCAGGTGGGTGGCATTAATGGCAACAGTAACAACTATGGGTAACACTCATGTGCTAGACACTGTTCCCtctacattttttatgtttattttgagagagagagagagagagagagagagagcctgagccggggaggggcagagacaggggagagaaaatcccaagcaggctccatgctgtcagcacagagcccagtctggggctccagctcacaaactgtgagatcatgacctgagccgaaattaagagccaggtgctcaatggactgagccacccaggcgtccctctataATTCATTAACAAAGACAAAGGTGATTAGGACAGGAGTTAACTACCTactaccaggcactgtgctacgtgctttgttgttttatttaaccCTCACCTATGTAGTGAGCTGCTGTCATCACCATTCAGAGATAGCGTCACGCCTCAGGTCTCCGTGTGCGCACACACCCAGTGCCACATGCATAAGAGGCTTCAGACGGATGAGGGCTTTCTGTATCTAGAGGGATGACGAGGAAACAGGCTCTGATAGGTTAAGGAATATGCCCAGAGTTGCACCCAGTTGCGTGAGCAGTTCGGAGTCGTAGGGGCCTAGGTGAAGGTCCCACCCCTCCTGGAAAGTGGGCCCAAGAAGAGCAGCAGATACCTCAAAAGATGTCAGAGACCCCAATGCTCATGTGACGATCCTGGCTTTTAAATGCCATCCTCTGGCCCACCCCGTTGACCTCATCTGATCCTCTCTTACCAGGCCCTCGAGATCCCCTGGACTTCCCCCGCCTGCCCGACCCCCAGACCTTGTTCCCGACCCACCGCCGGCCCCCCGAGTTCCCTGGCCGCCCTACCACCCTGACCTTCGCCCCAAGACCCCGGCCGGCTGCCAGCCGGCCCCGCCTGGACCCCTGGAAACTGGTCTCCTTTGGCTGGACGCTCAGCATCTCGCCTCCCAGCAGGCCGGACACCCCAGAGAGCCCTGGACCCCCCGGCATGCAGCCCACGCTGCTTGACATGGAcatggaggggcagagccaggacagCACAGTGCCCCTGTGCGGGGCCCACGGCTCCCGCTGAGGCCTGCCCCCCACCGCCCGCCTGGGCAGCCATGAATGTAgcgccccaggccccgccccagcctACCGCGCCACAAGGCAGGGGAGGCCCTGGGCAGGATACTCTATTTattggggaaggggggagggggtcacTTAATTTATTCCTTTGTACCCCAGAGGGTGGGGCCCTGTGCCCACCCTGCagtgaggggggagggtgggcagggataCTCAGGGACAGGGCACATCATAGGGATTCGGCACAAAATGCAGCATTAAAGGTAACCCCTGCCCCCTACCGCTCTTGGTTGTGTCTttccccagcccaggccctggtCCTGGGGCACCCCActaggatcccccccccccatcccacacTTCCTCCCTGAGCCTCTGGGTTTCTGGGGTCCAGGGGGTGAAGCCCAGGTGCACATTCCCTCTCCGCCTCCCCATCCCCACAAGACACCACACAGAGGCTACAGTCACCAGTGACAAGTGCTTTACCAGCAAACACGTGAGTCAGGGGAAGTTACATGgtgaggtg from the Prionailurus viverrinus isolate Anna chromosome E2, UM_Priviv_1.0, whole genome shotgun sequence genome contains:
- the MAP3K10 gene encoding mitogen-activated protein kinase kinase kinase 10, whose product is MEEEEGGTAKEWGTTPTGPVWTAVFDYEAAGDEELTLRRGDRVQVLSQDCAVSGDEGWWTGQLPSGRVGVFPSNYVAPGAPAAPAGLQLPQEIPFHELQLEEIIGVGGFGKVYRALWRGEEVAVKAARLDPERDPAVTAEQVRQEARLFGALKHPNIIALRGACLSPPHLCLVMEYARGGALSRVLAGRRVPPHVLVNWAVQVARGMNYLHNDAPVPIIHRDLKSINILILEAIENHNLADTVLKITDFGLAREWHKTTKMSAAGTYAWMAPEVIRLSLFSKSSDVWSFGVLLWELLTGEVPYREIDALAVAYGVAMNKLTLPIPSTCPEPFARLLEECWDPDPHGRPDFGSILKQLEVIEQSALFQMPLESFHSLQEDWKLEIQHMFDDLRTKEKELRSREEELLRAAQEQRFQEEQLRRREQELAEREMDIVERELHLLMCQLSQEKPRVRKRKGNFKRSRLLKLREGGSHISLPSGFEHKITVQASPTLDKRKGSDGASPPASPSIIPRLRAIRLTPVDGGGSSGCGSGGGSGTWGRSGPPKKEELVGGKKKGRTWGPSSTLQKERAGGEERLKALGEGSKQWSSSAPNLGKSPKHTPIAPGFASLNEMEEFAEADGGSSVPPSPYTTPSYLTVPLPAEPSPGAPAPLSRPGHGGRRRCELALLGCATLLGAVGLGADVAEARAADGEEQRRWLDGLFFPRAGRFPRGLSPPGRSPGRRDDAAPGPGLAPSATLVSLSSVSDCNSTRSLLRSDSDEAAPAAPSPPPSPPSTNPLVDLELESFKKDPRQSLTPTHVTAARAVSRGHRRTPSDGALGQRGAPEPAAPRPGPRDPLDFPRLPDPQTLFPTHRRPPEFPGRPTTLTFAPRPRPAASRPRLDPWKLVSFGWTLSISPPSRPDTPESPGPPGMQPTLLDMDMEGQSQDSTVPLCGAHGSR